A genomic segment from Glycine soja cultivar W05 chromosome 18, ASM419377v2, whole genome shotgun sequence encodes:
- the LOC114396319 gene encoding ABC transporter C family member 3-like, producing the protein MYVISDIGSSITGLFLCYVGCCLNNMRKLAPLEEALLNGHSSVCNNSDSRETRVNKNLTRYSNAGFFSILTFSWISPLITLGNEKTLDHEDLPLLATDDSAYGVFPTFRNKLESECGSLRNVTTLKLAKVLFLSTWQGILLSGLFAFLYTCASYVGPFLIDIFVQYLNGEHKFKNEGYVLAMAFVAAKLVECLSQRHWMFRFQQVGVRMQSKLVAMIYAKGLTLSCQSKEVHSTGEIINLMSVDAERIGEFCWYMHDPWMCVLQVALALLILYRSVGVGSIAALAATVIVMLLNLPVASLQEKFQGKIMGFKDKRMKATSEILNSMRILKLQAWEMKFLSKIIQLRKTEETWLKKFLVGTAIVRFLFYNAPTFIAVVTFGACALIGIPLESGKILSPLATFRILQMPIYSLPDTISMIAQTKVSLERIASFLRLDEWKTDVVEKLPRDSSDKAIELVDGNFSWDLSSPNPTLKNVNLTVFHGMRVAVCGNVGSGKSSLLSCIVGEVPKISGTLKICGTKAYVSQSPWIQSGKIEDNILFGKEMDREKYDKVLEACSLTKDLEVLPFGDQTTIGEKGINLSGGQKQRVQIARALYQDSDVYLFDDPFSALDAHTGSHLFKECLLGLLKSKTVIYITHQVEFLSDADLILVMREGRITQSGKYNDILRSGTDFMELVGAHKAALSSIKSLERRPTFKTSTTTNEDTSSVSYFELDKNVVYDQNDMSDDIVEPKGQLVQEEEREKGRVGFNVYWKYITTAYGGALVPFKLLSTILTVAFQIASNYWMILATPMSATAEPDIGSFKLMVFYVALAIGSSIFTFARAFLAVIAGYKTATVIFNKMHLCIFRAPISYFDATPSGRILNRRYYSASARELARLVGTCQAPVIQHFSETISGSTTIRSFEKESRFNDINMKLIDRYSQPKLYSATAIEWLNFRLDILSSLTFASCLVFLISFPNSMTDPGIAGLAVTYGLNLNTLQFNIIWSLCNLENKIISVERIFQYTSLPSEAPLVIHDNQPNYSWPSFGEVHIRDLQVRYAPHLPLVLRGLTCTFTAGAKTGIVGRTGSGKSALVQTLFRLIEPITGQILIDRINISLIGIHDLRSRLSIIPQDPTMFEGTVRTNLDPLEEYTDEQIWEALDMCQLGDEVRKKEGKLDSIVTENGENWSMGQRQLFCLGRVLLKKSKILVLDEATASVDTATDNTIQQTVKKFFSECTVITIAHRITSILDSDMVLFLNQGLIEEYDSPKKLLKNKSSSLAQLVAEYTRRSNSGFGN; encoded by the exons ATGTATGTTATTTCTGATATAGGTTCCTCTATAACTGGTTTATTTCTATGTTATGTGGGATGTTGTCTTAACAATATGCGTAAGCTTGCGCCTCTCGAAGAGGCCCTTTTGAATGGGCACTCTAGTGTATGCAACAATTCTGATTCCCGTGAGACTagagtaaataaaaatttaacccGTTATTCAAATGCTGGATTTTTCAGCATTCTCACTTTCTCATGGATCAGTCCATTGATAACTCTGGGCAATGAGAAGACTTTAGACCATGAGGACCTCCCACTTCTTGCTACTGATGACAGTGCCTATGGGGTTTTTCCAACTTTTAGAAATAAACTTGAGTCAGAGTGTGGTAGTCTTAGGAATGTCACCACTCTTAAGCTGGCGAAGGTGTTATTCTTGTCCACATGGCAAGGAATCCTTTTATCAGGTTTATTTGCATTCCTATACACATGTGCTTCTTATGTTGGACCCTTTCTTATTGACATTTTTGTTCAATACCTCAATGGGGAACACAAGTTTAAAAATGAAGGCTATGTTTTGGCTATGGCATTTGTTGCTGCAAAGCTTGTGGAGTGTCTTTCACAGAGGCACTGGATGTTTAGGTTCCAGCAGGTTGGGGTTAGGATGCAATCAAAGTTGGTTGCAATGATCTATGCTAAAGGTTTGACTCTTTCATGTCAGTCAAAAGAGGTTCACAGCACTGGGGAAATCATCAACTTAATGTCTGTTGATGCAGAAAGGATTGGTGAATTTTGTTGGTACATGCATGATCCATGGATGTGTGTTTTGCAAGTTGCTTTGGCCTTGTTAATTCTGTATAGAAGTGTAGGGGTTGGTTCGATAGCTGCTCTTGCTGCCACTGTAATTGTGATGTTGCTAAACCTTCCTGTGGCATCATTGCAAGAAAAATTCCAAGGCAAGATAATGGGGTTCAAAGATAAAAGAATGAAGGCAACGTCTGAGATTCTGAACAGTATGAGAATTCTAAAACTGCAAGCATGGGAGATGAAGTTCCTATCAAAGATTATTCAGCTTAGGAAGACTGAGGAGACATGGCTAAAGAAATTTCTAGTTGGTACAGCAATTGTTAGATTTCTCTTCTATAACGCCCCAACCTTCATTGCTGTGGTTACATTTGGTGCATGTGCTCTTATCGGAATCCCACTTGAATCAGGAAAGATCTTATCACCACTTGCAACATTCAGAATTCTTCAAATGCCCATATACAGTCTTCCTGACACCATTTCAATGATTGCACAAACTAAGGTTTCCCTTGAAAGGATTGCATCATTTCTTCGTCTAGATGAGTGGAAGACTGATGTAGTAGAGAAGCTTCCACGGGATAGTTCTGATAAGGCAATTGAATTAGTAGATGGAAATTTCTCTTGGGATTTATCTTCCCCTAATCCAACATTGAAAAACGTAAATCTCACAGTTTTTCATGGTATGAGGGTTGCTGTATGTGGTAATGTTGGATCAGGCAAGTCCAGTTTACTTTCTTGTATAGTAGGGGAAGTACCAAAGATATCTGGGACCCTGAAGATATGTGGTACAAAGGCTTATGTTTCTCAATCACCATGGATACAGAGTGGCAAGATAGAAGACAACATATTATTTGGTAAAGAGATGGATAGGGAAAAGTATGATAAGGTGCTAGAAGCATGTTCCTTGACAAAAGACCTTGAGGTTCTACCATTTGGTGATCAGACCACTATCGGAGAGAAGGGAATCAATTTGAGTGGTGGACAGAAGCAAAGAGTGCAAATAGCCCGTGCTCTATACCAAGATTCTGATGTATATCTGTTTGATGATCCCTTCAGTGCATTGGATGCTCATACAGGATCCCATCTCTTTAAG GAGTGCTTGCTTGGccttttaaaatcaaaaacTGTGATTTATATAACTCATCAAGTAGAGTTCTTATCCGATGCTGATCTAATATTG GTCATGAGAGAAGGAAGAATAACTCAATCAGGAAAATACAATGACATTCTCAGGTCAGGCACTGATTTTATGGAACTTGTAGGTGCACACAAAGCAGCTTTGTCTTCAATCAAGTCCTTGGAGAGAAGGCCAACATTTAAAACATCAACTACCACCAACGAGGACACAAGTTCAGTAAGTTATTTTGAACTTGACAAAAATGTGGTATATGATCAAAATGATATGTCAGATGACATAGTTGAACCCAAAGGACAACTAGTTCAAGAAGAAGAACGGGAAAAGGGTAGAGTAGGGTTTAATGTCTACTGGAAATACATCACAACAGCTTATGGAGGAGCTCTTGTACCCTTCAAATTACTTTCAACGATACTCACTGTGGCTTTTCAGATTGCTAGCAATTATTGGATGATTTTGGCTACTCCTATGTCTGCAACTGCAGAACCTGATATTGGAAGCTTTAAACTTATGGTTTTCTATGTTGCTTTGGCAATTGGAAGTTCCATTTTCACCTTTGCCAGAGCATTTCTTGCTGTGATAGCTGGATACAAGACAGCCACTGTGATCTTCAATAAAATGCATTTGTGCATTTTTCGAGCACCAATATCATATTTTGATGCCACCCCGAGTGGGCGAATCCTTAATAGA CGATACTATTCTGCATCAGCAAGGGAGTTGGCACGATTAGTAGGTACATGCCAAGCTCCAGTAATACAACATTTTTCTGAAACAATCTCTGGATCAACAACCATAAGAAGCTTTGAGAAAGAATCAAGATTTAATGACATAAATATGAAATTGATAGACAGATATTCCCAGCCCAAATTATACAGTGCTACTGCAATTGAATGGCTGAATTTCAGATTGGATATTTTATCCTCTCTCACATTTGCCTCCTGTTTGGTTTTCTTGATATCTTTTCCAAATTCAATGACTGATCCTG GTATCGCGGGATTGGCTGTGACATATGGACTTAATCTAAACACCctacaatttaatataatatggtCCCTTTGCAATTTGGAGAACAAAATTATATCTGTTGAAAGAATATTCCAATACACATCCCTTCCAAGTGAAGCTCCTCTTGTGATACATGATAACCAGCCAAATTATTCTTGGCCATCATTTGGAGAGGTTCATATCCGGGATTTACAG GTTCGATATGCTCCTCACTTGCCTCTTGTTTTACGAGGTCTTACTTGCACTTTTACTGCTGGAGCAAAAACTGGTATTGTGGGAAGAACAGGAAGTGGAAAATCAGCCCTAGTGCAAACACTTTTCCGACTTATTGAACCTATTACTGGACAAATATTGATAGATAGAATTAACatttctttgattggaattCATGATTTGCGGTCCAGACTAAGCATCATTCCTCAAGATCCAACAATGTTTGAAGGGACTGTAAGAACCAACCTGGACCCACTGGAAGAGTACACAGATGAACAAATTTGGGAG GCTCTAGATATGTGCCAACTTGGAGATgaagtaagaaaaaaagaagggaaGCTTGACTCCATAG TTACTGAGAATGGAGAAAACTGGAGTATGGGTCAAAGGCAATTGTTCTGCCTTGGTCGTGTTCTACTTAAGAAAAGCAAGATCTTGGTGCTTGATGAAGCTACTGCATCAGTTGATACGGCCACAGATAATACTATTCAGCAAAcagttaagaaatttttttcagaATGCACAGTTATTACCATTGCTCATAGGATAACTTCAATCCTTGACAGTGACATGGTTCTGTTTTTAAATCAAG GTTTGATTGAGGAATACGATTCACCAAAGAAACTGCTTAAGAACAAGTCTTCATCTCTAGCTCAACTAGTTGCAGAATACACAAGGCGGTCAAACTCTGGTTttggaaattaa
- the LOC114396848 gene encoding B3 domain-containing protein At2g33720-like has product MSSIIRNFDIEAPHDDRRRVGVMRERNEENKHWGYSTNLMLYDDPWKIKKLLTKSDLGNLSRLLLPKKSIEDLVLPVLSVESKREAKTEKGTKITIWDVDTQSMHYLVFKFWVSSRSYVFIDNWTKEFVNRRSLQINDEIGFHWNSYKNQFDFSVLARASSARDQTP; this is encoded by the coding sequence ATGTCTTCCATCATAAGAAATTTTGACATTGAAGCACCCCATGATGATAGAAGGAGAGTTGGTGTgatgagagagagaaatgaagaaaacaaacattgGGGTTACTCAACAAATTTGATGCTTTATGATGACCCATGGAAGATCAAGAAATTGCTCACAAAGAGTGACCTTGGCAACTTGAGTAGACTCTTGCTCCCCAAGAAATCGATAGAAGACTTGGTGCTGCCTGTGTTGAGTGTTGAATCCAAAAGAGAGGCTAAGACTGAAAAGGGAACCAAAATTACTATTTGGGATGTGGATACCCAATCCATGCACTATCTTGTCTTCAAGTTTTGGGTTTCATCAAGAAGTTATGTTTTCATTGACAACTGGACCAAAGAATTTGTGAATAGAAGGAGTTTGCAGATTAATGATGAAATTGGATTTCACTGgaattcttacaaaaatcaatttgatttttccGTTCTTGCTCGTGCATCATCAGCCAGGGATCAAACTCCTTAA
- the LOC114396321 gene encoding serine acetyltransferase 1, chloroplastic-like produces MNVLALGRFLTSPLYKTSPLTPSPIQFTPIFLHPPKFQSLYSIHPFSLSMATCVDAPTPLSRKPSGSQSDDRSFNYMKFCRPTFSDRVPCIPICKNRDTAFTRVEEFDTCVEDNDDIEVEVVEGVDLWLKIQEEARLDVDQEPILSSYYFSSILSHKSLESALANHLSTNLSSLSLPSSTLFDLFMGVLVDDGDDDIVGAVKDDLIAVKERDPACISYVHCLLNFKGFLACQAHRIAHKLWLQGRKVLALLIQNRVSEVFAVDIHPGAKIGRGILLDHATGLVVGETAVIGNNVSILHNVTLGGTGKASGDRHPKIGDGVLIGAGTCILGNIKIGDGAKIGACSVVLKEVPPRTTAVGNPARLVGGKDNPIKLDKMPSFTMDHTSWSDYVI; encoded by the coding sequence ATGAATGTTCTGGCTCTAGGGCGCTTCCTCACTTCCCCCTTATATAAGACttcccctctcactccctcccCAATCCAATTCACACCCATTTTTCTTCATCCCCCAAAGTTTCAATCTTTGTATTCAATTcaccctttctctctctccatGGCCACTTGTGTTGATGCCCCAACCCCTCTTTCTCGGAAGCCTAGCGGGTCCCAATCCGATGATCGTTCCTTCAATTACATGAAATTCTGCCGACCCACTTTCTCTGATCGCGTTCCCTGCATACCCATTTGCAAGAATCGTGACACTGCCTTCACACGCGTGGAGGAGTTTGACACATGTGTGGAGGATAATGATGATATTGAGGTTGAGGTTGTGGAGGGTGTTGATCTTTGgttgaagattcaagaggagGCAAGGTTAGATGTTGATCAAGAACCAATTTTATCCAGCTACTATTTCAGTTCCATTTTGTCTCACAAATCTTTGGAGAGTGCCTTGGCCaaccacctctccacaaatttGAGCAGCTTGAGCCTTCCAAGCAGCACCCTTTTTGACCTTTTCATGGGTGTTTTGgttgatgatggagatgatgacATCGTAGGTGCTGTGAAGGATGATTTGATAGCTGTTAAGGAGAGGGACCCTGCTTGCATAAGTTATGTGCATTGCTTGCTGAATTTCAAGGGTTTTTTGGCATGTCAGGCTCATAGGATTGCTCACAAATTGTGGCTTCAAGGGAGGAAGGTCTTGGCGCTGTTGATTCAGAATAGGGTGTCTGAGGTTTTTGCTGTGGATATTCACCCTGGTGCCAAAATTGGACGTGGGATTTTGCTGGATCATGCAACAGGACTTGTTGTGGGGGAGACTGCAGTTATTGGGAATAATGTGTCAATTTTGCATAATGTGACATTGGGAGGGACTGGTAAGGCAAGTGGGGATAGACACCCTAAGATTGGTGATGGGGTGTTGATAGGTGCAGGGACTTGTATTTTGGGGAACATTAAGATTGGTGATGGAGCTAAGATTGGTGCTTGTTCTGTTGTGTTGAAGGAAGTGCCACCAAGGACTACTGCTGTTGGGAACCCTGCTAGGTTGGTTGGAGGGAAGGATAACCCTATTAAATTGGATAAGATGCCTAGTTTTACCATGGACCATACTTCATGGTCTGATTATGTTATATAG
- the LOC114396322 gene encoding 30S ribosomal protein S10, chloroplastic-like — protein MAVSLSVTPLSLSNSSPSLSSKPKFPSLCFLSGNNTLRVKCPKPSHSTTVVHVAPEALDSSPDPLDPPPETLDDDSDATTFEVGDLGTPSTSAISIGGDADTMAPKQKIRIKLRSYWVPLIEDSCKQILDAARNTNAKTMGPVPLPTKKRIYCVLKSPHVHKDARFHFEIRTHQRLVDILYPTAQTIDSLMQLDLPAGVDVEVKL, from the exons ATGGCGGTTTCTCTCTCTGTTactcctctttctctctccaattcttctccttctctatCTTCCAAGCCAAAGTTTCCATCTTTGTGCTTTCTCTCTGGCAACAACACCTTGAGGGTCAAATGCCCAAAACCTTCGCACTCAACAACTGTTGTTCATGTTGCTCCAGAAGCGTTGGATTCTTCACCTGATCCCTTAGACCCACCTCCAGAAACCCTTGATGATGACTCTGACGCCACCACCTTTgag GTTGGTGACCTGGGGACTCCTAGCACTTCGGCAATTAGCATTGGTGGCGATGCAGATACA ATGGCACCAAAGCAGAAGATTAGAATCAAGCTTAGATCTTACTGGGTGCCCTTGATAGAGGATTCCTGCAAGCAGATATTAGATGCAGCAAGGAATACCAATGCAAAAACGATGGGACCTGTGCCATTACCAACCAAGAAGCGAATCTACTGTGTTCTTAAATCCCCACACGTACATAAGGATGCTCGGTTCCATTTCGAGATCAGAACACACCAGCGTCTCGTTGATATTCTATACCCTACAGCTCAAACAATAGATTCTCTGATGCAATTAGATCTTCCTGCTGGTGTTGATGTGGAGGTCAAGCTCTAG